A genomic stretch from Streptococcus oralis includes:
- a CDS encoding iron-containing alcohol dehydrogenase, with the protein MATFYVPSVNLIGKGVVNEVGPYIKELGYKKALLVTDKFIEDSDILPKVLKPLDAEGIEYVIFSDVEPNPTCKNVTDGVAALKEHGCDFIISLGGGSPQDAASCISIIATNGGKPQDYEGLHKSAEKGLPVVAINTTAGTSAEITINYVITDEERKVKMVMVDKNSLALISVNDPELMLSKPKGLTAATGMDALTHAVEALVTPGAYNVTKKLSIGAIELIKEYLPRAVANGHDIEAREAMVNAIFLGGMSFNNAGLGYVHSMAHQLGAVYNLPHGVCCAMLLPVVERENAKRVPEAFRNVAKALGLHVEGKTDQECAAYAITEIEKLSETVGIPKKLTELGIQEKDFDFDYLSKNALIDACAPGNPFMPTLEETIALYKELF; encoded by the coding sequence ATGGCTACATTTTACGTTCCATCAGTTAACCTTATTGGTAAAGGTGTTGTAAATGAAGTAGGTCCGTATATCAAGGAACTGGGGTATAAGAAGGCCCTTTTGGTGACAGATAAATTCATCGAAGACAGTGATATTTTACCTAAGGTCCTAAAACCACTAGATGCTGAAGGGATTGAATATGTGATCTTTAGCGATGTGGAGCCAAATCCGACTTGCAAGAACGTCACAGACGGAGTGGCCGCCCTGAAAGAGCATGGATGTGACTTCATCATCAGTCTTGGAGGAGGATCTCCTCAGGATGCGGCTAGTTGTATCTCTATCATCGCGACAAATGGTGGAAAACCACAGGACTACGAAGGTCTTCACAAGTCTGCTGAAAAAGGGTTGCCAGTGGTTGCGATCAATACAACAGCTGGAACTTCTGCAGAAATCACCATTAACTATGTCATTACTGACGAAGAACGCAAGGTCAAGATGGTAATGGTTGATAAGAACAGCCTCGCCCTTATCTCTGTCAATGATCCAGAACTCATGCTTTCAAAACCGAAAGGATTGACAGCAGCGACAGGTATGGATGCTCTTACCCATGCTGTCGAAGCCTTGGTAACACCAGGTGCTTATAATGTGACTAAGAAACTCTCTATCGGAGCGATTGAACTCATCAAGGAGTACCTCCCTCGTGCCGTAGCAAATGGCCATGATATTGAAGCGCGTGAGGCTATGGTCAATGCCATCTTCCTCGGTGGTATGAGCTTTAACAATGCTGGCTTGGGCTATGTTCATTCTATGGCTCACCAACTCGGTGCGGTATATAACTTGCCACATGGTGTCTGCTGTGCCATGCTTCTCCCAGTTGTAGAACGTGAAAATGCCAAGCGTGTACCAGAAGCTTTCCGCAATGTAGCCAAGGCCTTGGGACTCCATGTGGAAGGGAAAACAGACCAAGAATGTGCCGCCTATGCTATCACTGAAATTGAGAAACTGTCTGAAACAGTGGGTATTCCGAAGAAACTCACTGAACTTGGTATCCAAGAAAAAGATTTTGACTTTGATTACCTTTCTAAGAATGCTTTGATTGATGCCTGTGCACCTGGAAATCCATTTATGCCAACCTTGGAAGAAACCATTGCTCTCTACAAAGAACTTTTCTAA
- a CDS encoding DUF1292 domain-containing protein: MSHDHNHDHEERELITLVDEQGNETLFEILLTIDGKEEFGKNYVLLVPVNAEEDENGEVEIQAYSFIENEDGTEGELQPIPEDSEDEWNMIEEVFNSFMEE; the protein is encoded by the coding sequence ATGTCACACGATCACAACCATGACCACGAAGAACGTGAATTGATTACACTAGTAGATGAGCAAGGAAATGAAACCTTGTTTGAAATTCTTTTGACCATCGACGGGAAAGAAGAATTTGGTAAGAACTATGTTCTTCTAGTGCCAGTTAACGCAGAAGAAGATGAAAACGGTGAAGTTGAAATCCAAGCTTACTCATTCATCGAAAATGAAGACGGAACAGAAGGCGAATTGCAACCAATCCCAGAAGACTCAGAAGACGAGTGGAACATGATTGAAGAAGTCTTCAACAGCTTTATGGAGGAGTAA
- a CDS encoding SP_0198 family lipoprotein, which translates to MKTKTFTLSIASLAILSLLAACGPKAQAPTQQSAQQSSSQQESSSSAATSASQPQASSSQDTTVAQPTNIDGTYTGKDENDQITLVVTGKTGTWTEVEPDGDKEIKQVTFEPENQRVIIGDDVKIYAVNGNQLIIDDMDREASDRVVLTKQ; encoded by the coding sequence ATGAAGACGAAAACATTCACACTTTCTATTGCTTCCCTAGCAATTCTTAGTCTTTTAGCAGCTTGTGGACCTAAGGCACAAGCCCCTACCCAGCAATCTGCACAGCAATCATCTTCTCAACAAGAATCATCTTCTAGCGCTGCTACAAGTGCTAGTCAACCACAAGCCTCCTCAAGTCAGGACACTACTGTTGCTCAACCGACTAACATCGATGGTACCTACACTGGAAAAGATGAGAATGATCAGATCACTCTTGTTGTAACAGGTAAGACTGGTACATGGACTGAGGTCGAGCCAGATGGAGATAAGGAAATCAAGCAAGTCACCTTTGAGCCAGAAAATCAACGTGTCATTATCGGTGATGATGTCAAAATTTACGCGGTTAATGGTAATCAATTGATTATCGACGATATGGACCGAGAGGCATCTGACCGAGTGGTATTAACTAAGCAATAA
- a CDS encoding bifunctional folylpolyglutamate synthase/dihydrofolate synthase has translation MFEVEEWLHSRIGLNFRSGLGRMQRAVDLLGNPEKTYPIIHVTGTNGKGSTIAFMRELFVSHGKKVGTFTSPHIISIHDRICINGQPIVDEDFTRIANQVKEMEKTLLETHDQLSFFELLTLIALLYFKEQDVDLVLLEVGIGGLLDTTNVVTGEIAVITSIGLDHQETLGESLEEIAGQKAGIFKSGKKAVIAKLAPEAELVCQSKARELDVNLYQAGRDLTLKTGNFSSSLASFSQLEIGLEGAYQQENAALALQTFLLFMASRGEGVEEELVRQALKETHWAGRLERIRPHIYLDGAHNLPALSRLVEFIQGKIQQGYQVRILFGALKRKDYQGMLGYLSEQLPQVELKVTGFDYQGSLDEKDVAGYDLIPSYGDFIREFEERANDQDLLFVTGSLYFISEVRASLVGSDGIS, from the coding sequence ATGTTTGAAGTAGAAGAATGGCTCCATAGTCGGATTGGTTTAAACTTTAGATCTGGACTTGGACGAATGCAGCGAGCAGTGGATTTGCTGGGGAATCCTGAGAAGACTTATCCTATTATCCACGTAACAGGGACTAATGGTAAAGGGTCAACTATTGCCTTCATGAGGGAGTTGTTTGTTTCTCATGGTAAAAAAGTTGGTACTTTTACCTCTCCTCATATCATCAGTATCCATGATAGAATCTGTATTAATGGGCAACCGATCGTAGATGAAGACTTTACCCGTATAGCTAACCAAGTCAAGGAGATGGAAAAAACTCTTTTGGAAACACATGACCAATTGTCTTTCTTTGAGTTGTTGACCTTGATTGCTTTGCTTTACTTTAAAGAGCAGGACGTGGATCTAGTTCTTCTAGAAGTGGGGATTGGTGGTCTGCTTGACACCACTAATGTCGTAACAGGAGAGATTGCAGTTATAACTTCGATTGGGTTAGATCATCAGGAGACCTTGGGTGAGAGTCTGGAGGAGATAGCAGGGCAGAAAGCTGGTATTTTCAAGTCTGGTAAGAAGGCAGTCATTGCCAAGCTTGCTCCAGAAGCGGAGCTTGTCTGCCAAAGTAAAGCGAGAGAGTTAGACGTAAATCTTTATCAAGCTGGACGAGACCTCACCTTGAAAACTGGAAATTTCTCAAGCAGCCTAGCAAGCTTTTCACAGCTTGAAATCGGTTTGGAAGGTGCTTATCAGCAAGAAAATGCCGCCTTGGCTTTACAAACTTTTCTTCTGTTTATGGCGTCAAGAGGTGAAGGTGTCGAAGAAGAACTTGTCAGACAGGCCTTGAAAGAAACACATTGGGCAGGTCGATTGGAACGGATTCGTCCGCATATCTACCTAGACGGGGCTCACAATCTTCCAGCTTTAAGTCGTCTGGTCGAGTTTATCCAGGGGAAAATCCAGCAAGGCTATCAAGTTCGCATCCTTTTTGGTGCCCTTAAACGCAAGGATTATCAAGGAATGTTAGGCTATCTATCTGAGCAGTTGCCTCAGGTGGAACTTAAGGTAACAGGCTTTGACTACCAAGGCTCTCTGGATGAAAAGGATGTGGCGGGTTACGATTTGATTCCTTCCTATGGCGATTTTATCAGAGAATTTGAAGAAAGAGCCAATGACCAGGATCTGCTTTTCGTGACGGGATCACTCTACTTTATCTCGGAAGTACGAGCGAGTTTAGTAGGAAGCGATGGGATTAGTTGA
- the ruvX gene encoding Holliday junction resolvase RuvX gives MRIMGLDVGSKTVGVAISDPLGFTAQGLEIIQINEDQGQFGFDRIKKLVDSYKVERFVVGLPKNMNNTSGPRVEASQAYGAKLEELFGLPVDYQDERLTTVAAERMLIEQADISRNKRKKVIDKLAAQLILQNYLDRKF, from the coding sequence ATGAGAATTATGGGATTGGACGTCGGTTCAAAAACAGTGGGTGTTGCGATTAGCGATCCACTAGGCTTCACCGCTCAAGGACTTGAAATCATCCAGATTAATGAGGATCAGGGCCAGTTTGGTTTTGACCGTATCAAGAAATTGGTTGACAGCTATAAGGTGGAACGCTTTGTAGTAGGCTTGCCTAAAAATATGAACAATACCAGTGGTCCGCGAGTAGAAGCCAGTCAGGCCTACGGAGCAAAACTAGAGGAACTTTTTGGTTTGCCAGTAGACTATCAAGATGAGCGTTTGACGACGGTCGCTGCAGAACGTATGTTGATTGAACAAGCAGATATCAGTCGCAATAAACGCAAGAAAGTTATTGATAAGTTGGCTGCTCAGCTGATTTTGCAAAATTATTTAGATAGAAAATTTTAA
- a CDS encoding SP0191 family lipoprotein, with protein sequence MKKIVIGAATLLLLLAGCGQKKETTSSSKSESETLQSTLPVLENAEKNTVVTKTLIFPESGDGVKQTQTITYKGKQFLKLVIRQIRPLSEELKSFIADHGLEETQKALLEAEEKDEILQEARKLAGFTLETKLLSETEIQTTTTYDLQVLDVKKASQTDYLKNLGLETLLKNEPSQYIADRVANGATEQ encoded by the coding sequence ATGAAAAAGATAGTAATTGGCGCAGCTACTCTCCTCCTGCTACTTGCAGGATGTGGCCAAAAGAAGGAAACGACATCCAGTTCAAAAAGTGAATCCGAAACACTCCAGTCTACTCTGCCCGTTTTGGAAAATGCGGAAAAGAATACGGTTGTGACCAAGACTTTGATTTTCCCTGAGTCAGGAGATGGTGTCAAGCAAACGCAAACCATTACCTATAAAGGGAAACAATTTCTAAAATTGGTTATTCGGCAAATACGGCCCTTAAGTGAGGAATTGAAATCCTTTATCGCTGACCACGGTCTTGAAGAAACTCAAAAAGCTCTTTTAGAAGCAGAAGAAAAGGATGAAATACTTCAGGAAGCGCGCAAATTGGCAGGTTTTACACTTGAAACCAAACTGCTCAGTGAGACTGAAATCCAGACCACAACGACCTATGATTTACAAGTCTTGGATGTCAAAAAGGCGTCACAGACAGATTATTTGAAAAATCTTGGCTTAGAGACTCTTTTGAAAAATGAACCAAGCCAATATATCGCAGACAGAGTGGCAAATGGTGCGACAGAACAGTAA
- the cls gene encoding cardiolipin synthase, translating into MTARKMQLLMSKYGFSITIMLAELFIVFGLFLYLGQMAPILWIILVILVSLATIVSIVNRSMNPESKVTWLLVAFVPVFGPLLYIMFGERRLSKKEMKQLKQLQSMVDREDNSRALRLELKEEDKSAYGVIKSLLSMDTNADVYNRTDTHFFPSGESMWRQMLEDLKKAEKFIFLEYYIIEEGLMWNSILKILEEKAAQGVEVKLLYDDIGCMATLPGDYTIQLRGQGIEAHKFNKVIPRLTVAYNNRDHRKIMVIDGQIAYTGGVNLADEYINHIERFGYWKDSGIRLDGPAVKAFTRLFLSTWYINRGEISDFDQYHLENQPRDGMGLCIPYSSGPKPIYRAQVGKTVYQNLINQATDYVYITTPYLIADYDLTESIKNAALRGVDVRIVTPCIPDKKVIQLVTRGAYPDLLSAGVRIYEYSPGFLHSKQMLVDGEVATVGTINFDYRSLLHHYENGVLLYKTQSIIDIERDFKEIFKVSQEIYPHTIKTSWYQSLIKEIVQLFAPML; encoded by the coding sequence ATGACAGCTAGAAAAATGCAGCTACTCATGTCCAAGTATGGTTTTAGTATTACCATCATGTTGGCAGAGTTGTTTATTGTCTTTGGTTTATTTCTCTATCTAGGGCAGATGGCACCGATTCTCTGGATTATCCTTGTCATTTTAGTGAGCTTAGCGACCATTGTATCAATTGTCAATCGGTCCATGAATCCTGAGAGTAAGGTAACATGGCTGTTAGTAGCCTTTGTGCCAGTGTTTGGGCCATTGCTCTATATCATGTTTGGAGAACGCCGTTTATCTAAAAAAGAAATGAAACAGCTAAAGCAACTCCAATCAATGGTTGACCGAGAGGACAATAGCAGAGCTCTCCGTTTGGAGTTAAAGGAAGAGGATAAGTCGGCTTACGGTGTCATCAAATCTCTCCTTAGCATGGATACGAATGCGGATGTCTATAATCGAACGGATACCCATTTTTTCCCTTCAGGGGAAAGCATGTGGCGCCAGATGTTAGAGGATCTCAAAAAAGCCGAGAAATTTATCTTTCTCGAATACTATATCATCGAAGAAGGTTTGATGTGGAATAGTATTTTGAAAATTTTGGAAGAAAAGGCAGCTCAAGGAGTAGAAGTGAAGCTTCTCTATGATGATATTGGTTGTATGGCAACCTTGCCTGGAGATTACACCATCCAACTTCGTGGTCAAGGGATTGAAGCTCACAAATTTAACAAGGTGATTCCACGCTTAACCGTCGCCTATAACAACCGTGACCACCGTAAAATCATGGTTATCGATGGTCAAATTGCCTATACAGGTGGTGTCAATCTGGCAGATGAGTATATCAACCATATCGAACGTTTTGGCTATTGGAAGGATAGCGGTATTCGCCTAGATGGACCGGCTGTTAAGGCTTTTACCAGACTCTTTTTATCAACTTGGTATATCAACCGTGGGGAAATTAGTGACTTTGACCAATACCATCTCGAAAATCAACCTAGAGATGGGATGGGGCTTTGCATTCCTTACAGTAGTGGGCCAAAGCCTATCTACCGAGCTCAGGTAGGAAAAACGGTCTATCAAAACCTTATCAATCAAGCTACAGATTACGTCTATATCACGACTCCCTATCTGATTGCGGACTACGATCTAACTGAAAGTATCAAAAATGCAGCTCTGAGAGGGGTAGATGTGCGAATTGTGACGCCGTGTATCCCAGATAAGAAGGTTATTCAGTTAGTTACTCGGGGAGCCTATCCAGATTTGCTATCTGCAGGGGTTCGTATTTATGAGTACAGTCCCGGATTTCTTCATAGCAAGCAAATGCTTGTCGATGGAGAGGTGGCTACTGTGGGAACCATCAATTTTGACTATCGGAGCTTGCTCCACCACTATGAAAATGGCGTTTTGCTTTATAAAACGCAGTCTATCATCGATATTGAGAGGGACTTCAAAGAGATTTTTAAAGTTTCTCAAGAAATCTATCCTCACACCATCAAAACAAGCTGGTATCAAAGCTTGATCAAGGAAATTGTCCAGTTGTTTGCGCCTATGCTCTAA
- the spx gene encoding transcriptional regulator Spx — translation MIKIYTVSSCTSCKKAKTWLNAHQLSYKEQNLGKEGITREELLDILTKTDNGIASIVSSKNRYAKALGVDIEDLSVNEVLNLIMETPRILKSPILVDEKRLQVGYKEDDIRAFLPRSVRNVENAEARLRAAL, via the coding sequence ATGATTAAGATTTATACCGTCTCCAGTTGCACAAGCTGTAAGAAAGCGAAGACTTGGCTCAACGCACACCAGTTAAGTTATAAAGAACAAAACCTTGGTAAAGAAGGGATTACGAGAGAAGAACTACTCGATATTCTGACAAAGACAGATAATGGAATTGCCAGCATTGTATCATCAAAAAACCGCTATGCGAAAGCTTTAGGAGTTGACATCGAAGATTTGAGTGTCAATGAAGTACTCAACTTAATCATGGAAACACCACGGATCTTAAAAAGTCCTATTCTAGTTGACGAGAAGCGTTTGCAGGTCGGTTACAAAGAAGATGATATCCGTGCCTTTTTACCACGCTCTGTCCGTAATGTAGAAAATGCAGAAGCACGTTTGCGTGCAGCTCTATAA
- a CDS encoding IreB family regulatory phosphoprotein encodes MGFTEETVRFKLDDSNKKEISETLTDVYASLNEKGYNPINQIVGYVLSGDPAYVPRYNNARNQIRKYERDEIVEELVRYYLKGQGVDL; translated from the coding sequence ATGGGATTTACTGAAGAAACTGTACGTTTTAAATTGGATGATTCCAACAAAAAAGAGATTAGCGAGACGTTGACAGATGTCTATGCTTCTTTGAATGAAAAGGGTTATAATCCGATAAATCAAATCGTCGGTTATGTATTGAGTGGAGACCCTGCCTACGTTCCTCGTTACAATAATGCACGAAATCAAATTCGTAAGTATGAGCGTGATGAAATTGTTGAAGAATTGGTGCGCTATTACCTTAAAGGACAAGGAGTCGATCTATAA
- a CDS encoding damage-inducible protein CinA, producing the protein MNVYEEKDEQLEEFRYQYRERLDQESEFGLERGKKKRTPLPFFSMAIWSLAATAVSVMLPLIFGLVSPQQMQDLYTGWALHQSGQIYTDYYGSNGLLYYVLIYLSQGSILFALVEWLALFGAGVFLFKSADTLTGQGEQARQLLLVFYLLVGSLGFGGSYAVAVALPFLFYSFSLVADYLDDPSNDKGFLRVGMSLALAFFLSPIPTALFAATLALSLFGFNIAKRKFAHGLYQFFASALGFSLLFYPIGYYTVLTGTFGDAISHTLYPIDTLSLFSNANLMENAAFYGLLSIGIGILTLIFSGLFQSKPAKQSAVSIGAILGLLVTLALLIFSKEPLHGSRLAAILPFLTLLLLTNIKEGSPDRISRSRRRVRSSSLFGRYLKGNFYLPLVAIVYLLFLPVLSRYISHPSTYQEREQLASLVKQQTSSEDRVYAWDNRPDFYRASERLTPSSLVTPTLYTASDENKTKLVNDLKENQPKMILVNQKVALWSDVESLLSEKYELVQTDSKEFKLYKSK; encoded by the coding sequence ATGAACGTATACGAGGAAAAAGACGAACAGCTAGAAGAATTTCGATACCAGTATCGGGAACGGCTGGATCAAGAGTCTGAATTTGGACTGGAGCGAGGTAAGAAGAAACGAACTCCGCTTCCGTTTTTTAGTATGGCAATTTGGAGTCTGGCTGCTACAGCTGTTTCTGTCATGTTGCCTCTGATCTTTGGTTTGGTGAGCCCCCAACAGATGCAAGATCTTTATACTGGTTGGGCGCTACATCAGAGTGGGCAGATTTACACGGATTATTATGGTTCAAATGGACTGCTTTATTACGTACTAATCTATCTCTCTCAAGGGAGTATTCTTTTTGCTTTGGTGGAGTGGTTGGCCTTGTTCGGAGCTGGTGTTTTTCTATTCAAGTCCGCAGATACCTTGACAGGTCAGGGAGAGCAGGCTAGACAGCTTTTGCTGGTTTTTTATCTGCTTGTGGGCAGTCTGGGATTTGGTGGTAGCTATGCAGTGGCTGTGGCCTTGCCTTTTCTATTTTATAGTTTTAGCCTAGTGGCTGACTATCTGGATGATCCAAGTAACGATAAAGGTTTCTTGCGAGTTGGGATGAGTTTAGCATTAGCTTTCTTCCTATCACCTATTCCCACAGCCTTGTTTGCAGCCACACTTGCCCTGAGTTTGTTTGGATTTAATATTGCCAAGCGTAAATTTGCTCATGGTTTGTATCAATTTTTCGCATCAGCTCTAGGATTTTCTCTCCTTTTTTATCCAATTGGCTATTATACTGTATTAACAGGAACTTTTGGTGATGCGATTAGCCATACTTTGTATCCAATAGATACGCTTAGTCTATTTTCAAATGCCAATCTTATGGAGAATGCTGCTTTCTATGGTTTGCTATCCATCGGTATTGGGATTCTGACATTGATCTTTTCAGGATTGTTTCAATCTAAACCGGCCAAACAATCTGCTGTCTCAATAGGCGCTATTTTAGGATTATTAGTAACTCTTGCTTTGTTAATTTTTTCAAAGGAACCTTTGCATGGCTCACGTTTGGCAGCGATTTTGCCCTTTCTGACATTGTTATTGTTAACCAACATCAAAGAAGGAAGCCCTGATCGTATCAGTCGTAGTAGACGAAGAGTCCGCTCTTCATCACTCTTTGGTCGCTACCTCAAGGGAAATTTCTATCTACCATTAGTTGCGATAGTCTATTTACTTTTCCTACCTGTTTTGAGTCGCTATATTTCGCATCCAAGTACTTATCAGGAACGCGAGCAGCTTGCTAGCTTGGTCAAACAGCAAACGAGTTCTGAGGATCGTGTCTATGCTTGGGATAATCGGCCAGATTTCTACCGCGCAAGTGAACGCTTGACACCAAGCTCTCTAGTAACACCAACACTCTATACTGCAAGCGACGAGAATAAAACGAAACTAGTCAATGACTTGAAAGAAAATCAACCGAAGATGATTTTGGTCAATCAAAAGGTTGCCTTGTGGTCGGATGTAGAGAGCCTACTTAGTGAAAAATACGAGCTTGTTCAGACGGATAGTAAGGAATTCAAGCTTTATAAATCTAAATAA
- the mgtA gene encoding magnesium-translocating P-type ATPase, which produces MKTTKERLAVAIHTPLKETLSFYKTSLTGLTEEQVEKNRDLYGENTITKGQEDSILKKIYESIINPFTIILLVIAMISMVTNVWLAKPGQEDPTTSIIIVVLVLISGGIRFVQELRSDKAATNLSKMIVNTATVIREGQSLEIAIEDLVVGDMVKLSAGDMIPADLLLIESRDFFVQQSGLTGESDSVEKLALSKMSQSNFDSLLEAEALAFMGTNVISGSAKALILAVGDDTMMGEIEQTLNTYDEPTSFERDMNSISWLLIRLMLVMVPIVFLSNGLTDGDWLEAGVFALSVGVGLTPEMLPMIITASLAKGSIIMAKEKVVIKKLNAIQDLGAIDILCTDKTGTLTQDEIVLEYPLDIHGDLDLSVLRRAYLNSYFQTGLKNLMDRAIISRTEKEAKEHAVLQNLDTSFQKIDELPFDFERRRMSVIVKDENEVVSLVTKGALEEMLAISTHVEYQGQISPLTDDIRVEILKEVDQLNQQGLRVLGVAYKTGLKEGFAYSVEDEKEMILTGYLAFLDPPKPSAAPAIQALLEYGVQTKILTGDNEKVTQAVCEKVGLDVDQILLGSDIDAMTDEELSQAVEKVTVFAKLSPDQKARIILQIKSNGHCVGYMGDGINDAPSMKVADVGISVDTAVDIAKETADVILLDKDLMVLEKGLVEGRKVYANMTKYIKMTVSSNFGNIFSLLVSGIFLPFLPMAPIHLIVLNLVYDLSCIALPFDNVDEDFLKHPHKWEAQSITRFMIWMGPISSVFDILTFILLYFVIVPMATGQAYVHGADSARGFIILFQTGWFIESMWSQTMVIHMLRSAKLPFLQSRPSWFVLGTTLLAASFVTFLPYSSIASLLHLTPLEPIYFLFLLLIIVLYMISVTVVKRLYIKKFKSWL; this is translated from the coding sequence ATGAAAACTACAAAAGAAAGATTAGCAGTAGCTATTCACACACCTTTAAAAGAAACTCTATCTTTTTACAAGACAAGCCTAACAGGCTTGACTGAGGAGCAGGTGGAGAAAAATCGTGACCTATATGGCGAAAACACCATCACCAAGGGTCAAGAAGACAGTATCCTCAAAAAGATTTACGAATCTATCATTAATCCATTTACTATCATCTTGCTAGTTATCGCCATGATTTCCATGGTGACCAATGTCTGGTTGGCGAAGCCTGGACAAGAAGATCCGACAACCTCTATCATCATCGTCGTTCTCGTATTGATCTCTGGTGGCATACGCTTTGTCCAAGAATTACGGAGCGATAAAGCTGCGACCAATCTATCAAAAATGATTGTGAACACAGCCACAGTTATTCGCGAAGGCCAGAGTTTAGAGATCGCGATTGAGGATTTGGTCGTTGGAGATATGGTCAAGTTGAGTGCTGGAGATATGATTCCAGCAGATCTCCTTTTGATTGAATCGCGCGATTTCTTTGTCCAACAGTCAGGCTTAACAGGCGAAAGTGATTCAGTTGAAAAACTAGCCTTGTCAAAAATGAGTCAGTCAAATTTTGACAGCTTGCTAGAAGCAGAAGCGCTTGCTTTCATGGGAACCAACGTAATATCAGGAAGTGCCAAGGCTTTGATTCTAGCGGTCGGTGATGACACCATGATGGGGGAAATAGAGCAGACTCTCAATACTTATGACGAGCCCACCTCTTTCGAACGGGATATGAACAGTATCTCCTGGCTTTTAATCCGTTTGATGTTGGTCATGGTTCCCATCGTATTTCTTTCCAATGGTTTGACGGATGGAGATTGGTTAGAGGCTGGCGTATTTGCTTTGAGCGTGGGTGTCGGGCTTACACCTGAGATGCTTCCCATGATCATCACGGCCAGTCTAGCAAAAGGCTCCATTATTATGGCAAAGGAAAAAGTCGTTATCAAAAAACTCAATGCCATACAGGACCTAGGTGCTATTGATATCCTGTGTACGGATAAAACCGGAACCCTTACCCAAGACGAAATCGTCCTTGAATATCCTTTGGATATACATGGAGATTTGGATTTGTCTGTGTTGAGACGGGCCTACCTCAATTCCTATTTTCAAACCGGTTTGAAAAACTTGATGGACCGTGCTATTATCAGTAGAACTGAAAAAGAAGCTAAAGAACACGCTGTTCTACAAAATTTGGATACTAGCTTCCAAAAAATCGATGAGCTTCCATTTGATTTTGAACGTAGACGGATGAGTGTCATCGTCAAGGATGAGAACGAAGTTGTTAGTTTGGTAACCAAGGGTGCCCTAGAGGAAATGCTTGCGATTTCAACCCATGTGGAATATCAAGGTCAGATTAGTCCTTTGACGGATGATATCCGAGTGGAAATCTTAAAAGAAGTGGACCAACTCAATCAACAGGGCTTACGAGTCTTGGGAGTCGCTTATAAAACAGGTCTAAAAGAAGGTTTTGCTTACTCCGTTGAAGATGAAAAGGAAATGATTCTAACAGGATATCTTGCCTTTCTAGATCCACCAAAACCATCTGCAGCCCCTGCTATCCAAGCTTTATTAGAGTATGGTGTTCAAACCAAGATCTTGACTGGGGATAATGAGAAGGTGACCCAAGCAGTATGCGAAAAAGTTGGTTTAGACGTTGATCAAATCTTGTTGGGTTCTGATATTGATGCCATGACGGACGAAGAGTTGTCCCAAGCAGTTGAGAAGGTGACGGTCTTTGCCAAACTCTCTCCGGATCAAAAAGCACGAATCATTTTACAAATCAAATCTAATGGACATTGTGTCGGCTATATGGGAGATGGGATCAATGATGCCCCATCTATGAAAGTAGCCGATGTGGGGATTTCTGTTGATACAGCAGTAGATATTGCCAAAGAAACGGCTGATGTCATTTTGCTAGATAAGGATTTGATGGTGCTTGAAAAAGGGCTGGTTGAAGGACGGAAAGTCTATGCTAATATGACCAAATACATCAAGATGACGGTCAGCTCTAATTTCGGGAACATTTTCTCTCTGTTAGTGTCTGGTATCTTTTTACCTTTCCTTCCTATGGCTCCGATTCACTTGATTGTGTTAAACCTAGTCTACGATCTTTCTTGTATCGCCTTGCCATTTGATAATGTGGATGAAGACTTCTTGAAGCATCCTCATAAGTGGGAAGCTCAGTCCATTACTCGCTTTATGATTTGGATGGGACCGATTTCTTCTGTTTTCGATATTTTGACCTTTATCTTGCTCTATTTTGTCATTGTGCCAATGGCGACAGGCCAAGCCTATGTTCATGGAGCAGATTCTGCAAGGGGCTTTATCATCTTGTTCCAGACTGGTTGGTTCATTGAATCCATGTGGTCCCAAACCATGGTTATCCATATGCTTCGTTCAGCAAAGCTTCCTTTCTTACAAAGTCGTCCATCATGGTTTGTTCTTGGAACAACCTTGCTAGCAGCTAGCTTTGTGACCTTCCTTCCCTACTCTTCAATTGCTAGCCTGCTTCATTTAACCCCTTTGGAACCAATTTATTTCCTCTTTTTGCTTTTGATAATCGTTCTCTATATGATCAGTGTTACAGTTGTGAAACGTTTATATATCAAAAAATTTAAAAGTTGGCTATAA